The Malus domestica chromosome 08, GDT2T_hap1 genomic interval TTGCGCCTATGTAGCTTCACCAGTGCTTAACACTACAAAACTACATTCTAGTGATATGCAAGTTCAAGCTTAAATTTTAGCACACAATCAGGTCAAAATCATTTGTTATTTGCTATCTACCGGTAGAGGGTAGGGTGTGCCCTGTAAGGCCTAAGCCGAGACTCAACATTCTCGGacaacaaattactttaatgcCTATTTAAACAACTAGTCCATTGTTCACGCTCCCAGGCTCAAATGGTAGGTAAtgatttgttattttatttaattttatcacAAGCGATATTCAAATCTATAATAATTTATAGTAAGGAAAAAGAGGAGAGTTTAAATTCAGAACACAAAAGGTTAAAGAGGCAAATCATGAACATCATGACAATCTAGCACTTGCTAAAtaatagctttttttttttttgaataaacgataatatctacactaaagggataGGGGAGTGGGCTAAGTCTTACAATGAGTttgccataataatgtggttcaacttcACATTTtgcaagaatcaaacctaagatatctcacttacaagtgaagagtaatatcactaaactgtagtattaagtggcgCTGAATAATGAGTtaaaaacacacacaaaaaaaagacTTGTACATGTGTCAAGTTGTTTACTTGGAAGGGGGTGATGGTTCCTTACCCAAcaagattctctttgtgaggatcataaggatccgtgaatcgtgtttgtttatcgtatatcgtaaagttagtttttgtcaggtactatttgtgtttaattttaaataaataaatttaatataatttctaATCGTACGATGTATAATGAATAGACACAATTAACGGATCttcgggatcctcacaaagaggattcggATTCGTTCCTTACAAGTGACAAGCCTAATATTAATCAAACATGTCTACTtcatagtttccaaaaaaaaacatGTCTACTTAATCGCCAACGGCCCATCCTTATTTACAGAAACGGGCCCAAGATTGTCAGTTGTTTGACTCTATACTCCTCCACTGTAATCATCAATTTTTACCTTTTACCACCTCAGTAACTCAGTTAAAAATTCCCAGCTTCTAGACGGTAATACCTAAACCATTCACACGCTTCGTTGCTCTcgtctcatctctctctctccttggcGGCCTGATATCCTGAAACGCGAGAGCAGCTGAAGAAGATCCGATTCCATCAATGGCGGAGACGCAAGCCGACAAAATCCAAACCCTAGCTGAGGTACGATTCCGATCGTCTTATCTATCTCTGCAAATGTTCCAATTTCGTTCATGGAAATGTTCGCTGTTTACTTCGATCTAGATGCTAATTCTTAGAAGGAAAGATTTGAAATTTTGCATCAAATTATGGATCTGTGCGATGGTTGTAATAATCTTTTGCTTCAATGATCTGCTGTGAAAATCTAGAGCTTAATTTTCTATAGAAAAATGTTAAATTTGTTGTTTTCATCAAACCTTCAGaattgcttgaaaattttgatcaacGGTCGCGTGCTGCGTgcttaatttgtgtttttaatgcAACTAAATATTGTTATAGACAAGTTTTAGGTTTTGATTAACTCTGTTAGGTATGCCTTTcaatttattttgaattttttccaAAGTTGTGTAACACTTTATCGTGTAAGGCAGGTAACCGAGCAGTAAGCATTACAAGTTTATTGCTTTAGAGGAGCATTTTAGGCCAGTCAATCAATTAGGTAAGATGTAAGCCACACTGCGGTATTAGGCTCTAAAACAAGTAAATGGTTTGTGTCAGAATCCTGGACGGAGTAACATCACCTTGAATGAAACACGCTCATAGAAGATCATGTCGAAACTTGACATCGTGTGGAGAAAATAATGTATCGGCAGGTTTAATGCATGTCTTTGGTCCTACATCTCGTTATAATGTCGAGTTAGTCCTGCCACATTAAAGCAAGCCTGAGCTTGGGAAAGCACAAAGTAGGGTAATATTTCTGGTAGTATATTAGTACTAAGAAAAGTTGACACTGTGATTGCGGGATACAATAGGCTCGTCTAGGACTGACATGCTTGCAGAATCATAGTGGAGTGTAGTGCCCACTTCCTTTGTACGAAAAATTCTTCCACTAAGTAGGCATGACCTGTTGTGGTGTAGTTGGGCCACGTATTGCTTGTTCCTAACTGAACTAGATATGCTGAAAATTTTCCCCTTTCTCAGTATCCTTCCCCAGGCATGCAACCAATCTAGTTGTATTAAGCTTAATATTACTCAGCAATCTAGTTGTATTATGCTAAGAACTAGTGCAGGGCCTGCTATCCGTGCCATACGGCTGTTTTCTGGATAATGATAAAAATCTTCCAGCCTTTGACGATGTTAGATGCTTGTCCTTTGTTAGTCCTTTCTTTTCAATGGCATAAGATTAGTAATGGCTAAGTGTTTCCCTGTCATACTTTGACATACAGCAATACGCATTGGAGAAAGATGTGGGTGCCAAGCCTGTCGAAGTAAAAGAAGTTGTTTCTGAGAAACCTGAGGAAGCACCTGCTGCTTCTGCTGCTGCAGCAGAAGAAAGCTCTGAAGTTACACCAGCTGTTGAAGTAAGCAGTGAAGCTAGTCCTACTGCTGCTACTGAAGAAGGCACTGAAACCAATCCTACCTCTGAAGCTGCTGCTGAAGAAAGCAGTGATAGTACTGAAAACTCAGGTGACCAAGAAATAGTTGAAGAGACACCTGAAATTAAGGTTAGTTGCCCATAAAGTTATCAATGATTTCTCTTTGTTCCCTAACATAGTGCATATCGtatcttttttttatctttatatGTTTGATTTGTTCACTGGCATTCTATTCTCATGTCCAGATTGAGACGGCACCAGCAGATTTCCGTTTCCCAACTACTAACCAGACAAGGCATTGCTTTACCCGATATATAGAGTATCATCGGTATGTATACAAATACACACAGGCACACCGCTCCTTTCTGTTATTtgagcagcatttatcacagaCATTCTAGCTTGGTGCTGAAGTTTTTGACAATGTTTTCACTGGTCCAATTATTTTCAGGTGCATAGCTGCAAAGGGGGAAGATGCTCCGGAGTGTGACAAATTTGCAAAGTTTTACCGCTCTCTTTGCCCTGGTGAATGGGTATGTAATTTCAGTGCTCTTTCAGGCCCTAAAATTTAGTGTTTGCCATTATATTGAAAGTATGGCCTTCTTCATCCTCAACATTTTGAATCAGTGTTCTTAATTTAGTTTAGTTAAGTTGCCTTTGCTATTGGAGAAGTTTTCTAATTGTCGATCTTATAGTGTTCTAAGTGGTTACAAATCTGGAAGGAGGGAAAACAGATATATAGTTGACAAGGCCACAATCAATTGATACCATGTGTAAAATAAAGGAATCCCACACACCTTATTACAATTTGTTGAGCTTCATGTTTTTACTCATGTTGATCTCTGCACATCAAATTTCAGATCTACTCTTTAGCCATTCATTGCTACCGAAATAGCATTGGTATTTTTGTAATGCATTTTGTACTAGAAACTGAACCTAATATATAAAATAGATTTCTCAATTGGATCACCTTGCCTTGCtattttgtatatatttggGAGAGGTTAGAGATTTAAATACTGTTGTGAGATCAGAAAAATATGTGTCGTATAACAAGTTATTAAGCAGTTCTATTATGCTTATAGTTGATATCGATTGTTTCTACTCTAGTTTACACAAGATACGAAGCAAAATCTTAGAAGAATATCTGTTGAGATGTTTTCAACGCTTGGATCATTGCTGATCTTTTTATAGTTTCTTCTCTTCCTTATTTAAGTTTTTCCTACTGGGAGGAGAGAGGATATGCCACAATCTGTGGCGAGTGTTTGTGAATgttcttaataattttttttaagggggTGTGATTTTGTTCGCCCGCACTTCAGGCGCGTGGGCAGCCAGTCTTGCTCaagatttgaactttgaatATTCCTcatttgaaggattgatgaatTGTATATATTATAATTTCAAGAGTCCTGTTCTAGTGACCAAGAGAACATTTATGATATTTTCAATATTTGTCAAAATGAATACAGTTCCTTGTTCGGATGAAGTACCCGATCTTGAGTATAGAATAGAACCCTTGCACACGCACTTATAGTTCAAGACATTCGCCAATGTGTGGCTTAGTTACTGGTGTGCCCACACGTGCATTTGTTTGTGCTGCTGTTGAGTTTGCTTTTGCTTATCTGTTTACATGCTATAAGGAATTgttattgtttttcatttcagtTCAGGTTTTCTATTTGGCTGCTGATCTCTCGTAAGTCCATATTCCTTAGCAGTGCTAAAGTTAACAGTGTTCTTGTTGTACTCTTTGTATGTATATCAGGTTGAGAGATGGAACGAGCAAAGGGAGAACGGAACTTTTCCAGGTCCCCTGTAGACGGTGTTTGCTTAAAAACCAAGCGCTGGTCTGCGCGATGCTGTTATATCCAAGTTTTCCTCCAATAGATGAGTTTCTACATTGAGAGTTAAACTCTCTCAGGGAATGCCCTATTTGAAAACAATGAATTAATAAGAAATTTTTGCTTGTTTCAGAATACAGCAAAATTGTAGCCCTTGAAATGATCTTATTGTTCATCACTAAAAGatggtttttcatttttcatgacTTTCTGCATTAGCTGTTGTAAAATAGTTGCCGAAACCCGGATGGAAGCTAGGCGACATTTGTTAAGAGCCTTTTGCACCTGCCACACAATAAAGGTGCACTGgtgatattgtttttttttttttttttttttccatcagTTTTTGTGTAACAATTATTTGAACCAAATTTCAAAGTAGTAAATAGTTTATTTATAAGGATAAAAAAAGTTTGCGGAATTCATCGTGACAATATACAGATAACAACATTCATGACTTGGTATGCATAATTCAATGTATTTTGCTCCGCCGCATTTTTCGGAAAGCTAACTTCGTCACTGATGCCCAACCTTTTCTTCTAATATGTTGACAAATGTTGTATATCACTTGTCATATCTCATGATACATCAATATTGTACCAAAATGTTCTCTCTGAAGTGCTTTAGAATTAAGATTAAGATATTAAAAGCTCGTCTATTTATCCTTCACAAATCCATTTTTCGTTTTCATAATCGTGTGTTTGATTGTTTACGTGCAGTTATCGAATAGGAAAATGGAAGAAGTAATTAGAAACACAAACTGCATTTATCAAGTCGATACAACTCGAGAGAGGTTCAACCACAATTACAATTGCAACCAAAGAAAACTAAAGTCTTCATTTCTTGAAAATTACACATTAACCAAAACAAATTATAAACCCTAAAATCTAAGTGCCATTAATCAATCAGATCAAAGCTTGCCCACCGGAAGCCCTTCTACACAGAGCAGCTTCTCTTCTGTTTCTTCATCTCTTAAGCCCTCTCACCGCGGATTCTCCTGGCAAGTTGGATATCCTTCGGCATGATAGTGACGCGCTTGGCATGAATGGCGCACAGGTTAGTGTCCTCAAACAGCCCGACGAGGTACGCCTCGGCAGCCTCCTGCAGTGCCAAGACAGCATGGCTCTGGAAACGCAGGTCAGTCTTGAAGTCCTGCGCAATTTCACGAACCAGCCTCTGGAACGGGAGCTTCCTGATCAGCAGCTCTGTGCTCTTCTGGTACTTGCGGATTTCACTGCGGCATATTCACAAACACATTACAATCACAATCCAGCAACGTAAAATCATACTTAATTAAATACCCAGAattcaaattacaaaataaaaacaatcaatTACCAAATGTTAATTGATTTCAGTATTACCCAGAatcaaaattacaaattttaagaTTAATTGGGTAGATAAATGGGGGTTCGAATACATACCGAAGAGCAACAGTTCCAGGGCGGTATCTGTGGGGCTTCTTCACGCCTCCGGTGGTAGGGGCTGATTTCCTAGCAGCCTGAGAAAATACCAAATCAGAATTaacaaattgaaagaaaacaaagcAGATTAAAGGGGgcaaaaattagggtttgaagaAGGTATCTACGAACCTTGGTAGCAAGTTGCTTCCTTGGAGCCTTGCCTCCGGTGGACTTGCGAGCGGTTTGCTTGGTACGGGCCATCTGCAACCATAAATTAAACCCCAACAATCAAAACCCAATTCGATTTTACAAAATCCCAATCTGAAACGCAGCCCAAGAACCCTAATTCCCAATCGCAGAAGCAATCGCGATAAATTGAatcgaagaagatgaagaacaaaaaagcagaaagaaagattACCTCTTGGGTTTCTTAGATTCGAGAAGTCGAAAGGGTTTGGATATGGAAAGAGGAGAGATTTTCCTTTCAGAAAACGACTTCAGAAACGTGGGTGCGAATTGAAAGGTCGTACCTCTCTCTGTGTATACATAGTGCTTGTTCAACAAACCCAACTTGGCGGCGGAATCGCCGACCGCCTCGTTTCGCATTTACTGTTTTGCCCCGCTGCCTATCGGACGGTCAATGCGTTCTCTCGCTGTGCTATTTTACGATCGATAGAGAACGGTTTGGATGTCATGTGCCACGGATCGTGAAACTCAAGTAGGCCCTTCCTATTGATCCTAATCATTCCTTCCTCTCACccgagttttttatttttttgttttttttgttttttttttggagtacattgatatttttatattaaaagaaaagagagtTCGGTTAAGTTATATAATGggtaacctaatttggtatcgaattcgtcatcaaTGAGATTCGAAGTTATTTCACTTCTAAGTGAAAATAAATatcaccagaccgtagtactaagtttAACAAGAAAAATTATAACTACTTTTTCTATTTACCTTACTTtttaccttctttttttttaatctcttaCCACATACTCCGCTTTCACATAAAATTTAGAAAGTAATTCTctaaaaaacaaattttggaTTTCCACAATATACCCTTCATTACAACTCtccaaatgaaaattaaaacataaatttttgttggttattttaatttttttatttattataaagattcaaaactttttatttatttattttgatattTAAAATGTTCTGTTTCTTTTGGAGAGTCATAATAATTGCTTAATAATTCTAATCGTTTCTTTGGAGTAcgtttaaaataactgaaattgcttttaaaaaaaatacttttggattctaAAAGCAATTGAAGTGTttttgcaagaagcaccagttacgTGTTTCTTGTAGGAAGCACTTAAATGTTTTTcaggattcacttgcatttttactaaggattgattttaaaaacatttattctaaaaaaaaatttgtcatttATAAAGCACTTCCAAACTAGCTCAATATCTTTATCATCATTAATTTTCTTATCCTATAATCCTTGTGTTTTAGGGTCATTTGAAAGTACATTTAAACAGGCTAAAAAcgtttttatagaaaatgtttttggattctgttgatgcacaaaatcagtgaggactttggtacaacagaaagtgttaagtttgtgaccttcgctagattgctccggtcattagtgtggataagtatgtaaatggatagagacagggaagcaaacacaaaatgtacgtggttcacccagattggctacgtccacggagtagaggagttctcattaattgtgaagggtttacacaagtacataggttcaagtaggcctggcaattcctgacacgacccgataacccgacacgacacgactcgaaattaacaggtgtttgagtcgacacgataacgaatcgggtattatcgggtaacccgataagcacctgttaaaataacgggttggttcgggtatacacgtgggtaacacgatatacgataagcagaatattaatttaataattttataaccctaaaaaatactgtaataattatatataata includes:
- the LOC103448636 gene encoding cytochrome c oxidase subunit 6b-1-like gives rise to the protein MAETQADKIQTLAEQYALEKDVGAKPVEVKEVVSEKPEEAPAASAAAAEESSEVTPAVEVSSEASPTAATEEGTETNPTSEAAAEESSDSTENSGDQEIVEETPEIKIETAPADFRFPTTNQTRHCFTRYIEYHRCIAAKGEDAPECDKFAKFYRSLCPGEWVERWNEQRENGTFPGPL
- the LOC103448637 gene encoding histone H3.3, translating into MARTKQTARKSTGGKAPRKQLATKAARKSAPTTGGVKKPHRYRPGTVALREIRKYQKSTELLIRKLPFQRLVREIAQDFKTDLRFQSHAVLALQEAAEAYLVGLFEDTNLCAIHAKRVTIMPKDIQLARRIRGERA